The following are encoded in a window of Dioscorea cayenensis subsp. rotundata cultivar TDr96_F1 chromosome 16, TDr96_F1_v2_PseudoChromosome.rev07_lg8_w22 25.fasta, whole genome shotgun sequence genomic DNA:
- the LOC120279229 gene encoding peptide methionine sulfoxide reductase A4, chloroplastic-like yields NAQLCKFIGVVLELAFQRGPGVTKTEVGYSQGTMHQLMYEDVCTGTTNHSEIVRVQYDLGQCAYEDLLEAFWARHDPTTLNRQGNDVGTQYRSGIYVYTPEQETATRESLENHQKLLNRKIVTEILPAKKFYKAKEYHQQYLEKGGRSSFKQSASKCCNDPIVVTVRLTHFNITINH; encoded by the exons AACGCGCAACTTTGCAAATTCATTGGAGTGGTCCTTGAGCTTGCGTTTCAGAGAGGACCCGGAGTGACGAAGACTGAGGTCGGGTATTCCCAGGGTACTATGCACCAGCTGATGTATGAGGATGTGTGTACGGGGACTACGAATCACTCGGAGATCGTCCGTGTTCAGTATGATCTTGGGCAGTGTGCCTACGAGGATTTGCTTGAAGCATTCTGGGCTCGCCATGATCCGACCACGCTTAATCGTCAG GGCAATGATGTTGGAACTCAGTACAGGTCTGGCATATATGTCTACACGCCTGAGCAAGAGACGGCTACAAGGGAGTCCTTGGAGAACCACCAGAAGCTCCTGAACAGGAAGATTGTCACAGAGATCCTCCCGGCAAAGAAATTCTACAAAGCCAAGGAGTACCATCAACAATACCTAGAGAAAGGCGGCCGCTCCAGTTTCAAACAATCTGCTTCCAAATGTTGCAATGATCCTATCGTTGTTACGGTTAGGTTAACGCACTTCAATATTACTATCAATCATTGA
- the LOC120279381 gene encoding cationic amino acid transporter 6, chloroplastic-like: MSSSSYFSTILHSITKTPHKLKKRMLITWTPDQELNQVRQRSGADMKKKLDWYDLVALGVGGMLGAGVFVTTGHVAHTIAGPSVFVSYIIAGVSALLSSFCYTEFSVEVPVAGGAFSYLRVTFGEFVGYFGGANILMEYVLSNAAVARSFTEYLSCTFGSNNPNSWRIEVNGLPKGYSSLDFTAVALVLILTLCLCHSTKESSVLNLVMTVFHLMFFGFIIVAGFCNGSSKNLVRPKGLAPFGVRGILNGAATVYFSYIGYDTVSTLAEEIKNPSKNLPIGITGSVIIVSVLYCLMSLALSSMMPYNEIMENASFSSAFQNTVGWKWASNVVGAGASLGIVASLLVAMLGQARYLCVIGRARLVPVWLAKVHPFTGTPLNATIFLGICTASIALFTDLEIVLEMISIGTLVVFYLVANALIYRRYVKLSSGNPFPTILFLLILSLTSIGFSLSWKFNGDCLWGLIIFGFASVIVTAIFHRFVPCYHRPSEWSVPLMPWPAACSIFLNVFLMNSLNKKAFQRFGIWSFVVTLFYVLYGVHSTYHAEEEVGLEVDLHDGNSLTAIVQTKLEVQLG, translated from the exons ATGTCATCATCTTCATACTTCTCAACCATTCTTCATTCAATCACCAAAACTCCCCACAAACTCAAAAAAAGAATGCTAATAACTTGGACACCAGACCAAGAACTCAACCAAGTGAGGCAAAGATCAGGTGCTGatatgaagaagaagcttgATTGGTATGATCTTGTTGCTCTTGGTGTCGGTGGCATGCTCGGTGCCGGAGTTTTCGTCACTACCGGTCATGTAGCTCATACAATTGCCGGCCCTTCGGTCTTTGTCTCTTATATCATTGCCGGAGTTTCCgctcttctttcttccttttgcTATACTGAGTTCTCCGTCGAAGTTCCCGTCGCCGGTGGTGCTTTTAGTTATCTAAGAGTCACTTTCG GTGAGTTTGTTGGATATTTTGGAGGAGCAAACATATTGATGGAGTATGTTTTATCGAACGCGGCCGTGGCGAGAAGCTTTACCGAGTATTTGAGCTGCACTTTTGGTTCAAATAATCCAAATTCATGGAGGATTGAAGTGAATGGATTGCCAAAGGGTTATAGCTCTCTTGATTTCACTGCTGTTGCTCTTGTTTTAATCCTCACTCTTTGCTTGTGTCATAG TACAAAGGAGAGTTCAGTGCTGAACTTAGTGATGACAGTGTTCCATTTGATGTTCTTTGGGTTCATAATAGTTGCTGGTTTCTGCAATGGGAGTTCAAAGAATTTAGTAAGGCCTAAAGGGTTGGCACCTTTTGGAGTTAGAGGAATTCTAAATGGAGCAGCCACTGTTTATTTTAGCTACATTGGTTATGATACAGTCTCAACCTTGgcagaagaaataaaaaatccttCCAAGAACCTTCCGATCGGTATTACCGGATCAGTTATCATCGTCTCCGTCTTGTATTGCTTAATGTCTTTGGCTTTGTCCTCCATGATGCCTTACAATGAG ATAATGGAGAATGCTTCATTTTCATCGGCATTTCAAAATACAGTTGGATGGAAATGGGCGAGCAATGTCGTTGGTGCCGGAGCGAGTTTAGGCATTGTTGCATCTCTTCTTGTGGCCATGCTTGGGCAAGCTAGATACTTGTGTGTTATTGGGAGAGCTAGGCTTGTGCCTGTTTGGTTAGCCAAAGTTCATCCTTTTACTGGTACTCCTTTGAATGCTACTATCTTTTTGG GGATATGCACTGCTTCAATTGCACTCTTCACAGACCTTGAAATAGTTTTAGAGATGATCTCAATTGGCACACTGGTAGTCTTCTACTTAGTAGCAAATGCTCTAATTTACCGAAGATACGTAAAGCTAAGCTCCGGCAACCCTTTTCCGACCATTCTCTTCCTCCTCATCCTCTCATTAACATCCATTGGCTTCTCATTATCATGGAAGTTCAATGGAGATTGTTTATGGGGACTCATCATCTTCGGCTTTGCCTCCGTCATCGTTACCGCCATTTTTCATCGGTTTGTTCCTTGTTATCATAGGCCATCAGAGTGGTCAGTGCCATTGATGCCATGGCCAGCAGCATGCTCAATTTTTCTCAATGTTTTCCTGATGAATTCTTTGAATAAGAAGGCATTTCAGAGGTTTGGAATTTGGAGTTTTGTGGTGACTTTGTTCTACGTGTTATATGGAGTGCATTCAACTTACCATGCAGAGGAGGAGGTGGGTTTGGAAGTGGACTTACATGATGGAAACTCACTTACAGCAATTGTTCAGACAAAGCTGGAAGTTCAGCTtggttga
- the LOC120278721 gene encoding polyadenylate-binding protein 2-like, protein MSKLCGHFQSQNALVSPTLPAIHLKLTNDNAQNAPAIRRPNFPRFTIVRSRSPIFPALEAAAMDQEHEVYGADIPADEPYMDGDDDDGDGGDHDPQDSSGTENIEDLKKRLRAIEEETDALQEMHDKVAKEMGAPAFDESSSSAATQAEKEEVDSRSIYVGNVDYGCTPEEVQQHFQSCGTVNRVTILADKFGQPKGFAYVEFVEVDAVQNAILLNESELHGRQLKVSAKRTNIPGMKQYRGRRPNPYMGFRSRRPFMPAPYPSFGYGKAPRFRRPMRYRPYF, encoded by the exons ATGTCCAAACTTTGTGGTCATTTTCAGTCCCAAAACGCCCTCGTGTCGCCCACTCTTCCCGCTATACACCTCAAACTTACAAATGATAATGCCCAGAATGCCCCTGCTATCCGCCGCCCAAATTTTCCACGCTTCACTATCGTCAGATCTCGATCCCCAATTTTTCCAGCTCTCGAAGCTGCAGCGATGGATCAAGAGCACGAGGTCTATGGCGCCGATATCCCCGCCGACGAGCCCTACATGGATGGCGACGATGACGATGGCGACGGTGGTGATCACGATCCCCAAGATTCCTCCGGCACCGAG AATATTGAGGATTTGAAGAAGCGATTGAGGGCCATCGAGGAGGAGACTGATGCTCTTCAGGAGATGCACGACAAGGTCGCCAAAGAAATGGGCGCCCCTGCCTTTG ATGAATCTTCAAGTTCTGCTGCAACCCAAGCTGAAAAGGAGGAGGTGGATTCTCGTTCAATCTATGTTGGTAAT GTAGATTATGGGTGCACCCCAGAGGAAGTCCAGCAGCATTTTCAGTCTTGTGGGACAGTTAACAGAGTGACAATTCTAGCTGATAAATTTGGCCAACCTAAGGGATTTGCCTATGTGGAATTTGTTGAAGTTGATGCTGTTCAGAATGCTATCCTACTAAATGAATCAGAATTGCATGGACGCCAATTAAAG GTCTCAGCTAAAAGAACCAATATTCCTGGAATGAAGCAATATAGGGGGCGTCGGCCAAATCCATACATGGGTTTTCGATCACGAAGGCCTTTCATGCCAGCTCCCTATCCCTCATTTGGATATGG CAAGGCTCCAAGGTTCAGGAGGCCTATGCGCTACAGGCCATATTTTTGA